A section of the Chloroflexaceae bacterium genome encodes:
- a CDS encoding response regulator transcription factor — MIRVFVTDDHPIVREGLRSLICCQNDMTLVGEADNGTQMLASVAAVAPDVVLIDVRMPRLGGLDVLRRIQEQTPVPACLVLSSYDDPAYVLAAIEAGARGYLLKHSAYGAILDAIRAVARGEHVVSPALVGTLFSSVTELRRERVRQDLGGDVSALRMLRALADGATTSEIGSMLHVSEVTVKRRIQELTDQLGVRNRTQLVAEAMRRGWI; from the coding sequence GTGATACGAGTCTTCGTTACTGATGATCACCCCATCGTGCGCGAAGGGTTGCGCAGCCTGATCTGTTGCCAGAATGATATGACGCTCGTGGGCGAAGCGGATAACGGCACACAGATGCTGGCCTCGGTTGCCGCCGTAGCGCCTGATGTGGTGCTCATTGATGTGCGTATGCCGCGCCTGGGCGGTCTTGATGTTTTGCGCCGCATCCAGGAACAAACGCCCGTGCCGGCCTGTCTGGTGCTTTCGAGCTACGATGATCCCGCCTATGTCCTGGCCGCGATTGAGGCCGGGGCGCGGGGATACCTGTTGAAACACAGCGCCTATGGGGCCATTCTGGATGCCATCCGCGCTGTGGCGCGCGGCGAGCACGTCGTCTCGCCGGCCCTGGTCGGAACCCTGTTCAGCAGCGTGACGGAACTGCGGCGGGAGCGGGTGCGCCAGGATCTGGGCGGCGACGTCAGCGCCCTGCGCATGCTGCGGGCCCTCGCCGACGGCGCGACCACCTCCGAGATCGGCTCGATGCTACACGTCAGCGAAGTCACCGTCAAGCGGCGCATCCAGGAACTCACCGATCAACTAGGCGTCCGTAACCGGACCCAACTGGTCGCCGAGGCCATGCGCCGAGGCTGGATTTGA
- a CDS encoding arsenate reductase (azurin) small subunit, which produces MEDQRATPPDEVVAGTQPPPDEVAGTQLPRLGRRSFLKLGSVGSAAAVLAACAAPPAPPTVAPPTAAPAPTAPQAPTPVAVTEPAPAPMIGDLLPYPRLKIATIADLQKGVFFATYPDQFSPVQILKLGVKTVGGVGPDEDIVAYSGLCTHMGCPVSYDPATRIFMCPCHYSYFDAAADAMLISGPATQHLPRIVLEVEGQDIYAIGVQGLIYGRPHNLSLTKP; this is translated from the coding sequence ATGGAAGATCAGAGGGCTACTCCGCCAGATGAGGTTGTTGCCGGGACGCAGCCACCGCCAGACGAGGTTGCCGGGACGCAGCTACCGCGTCTCGGTCGGCGCAGTTTCCTCAAACTCGGTTCCGTCGGCAGCGCTGCTGCGGTCCTGGCGGCCTGCGCTGCGCCTCCCGCGCCTCCCACAGTGGCGCCTCCGACGGCCGCGCCGGCGCCCACGGCGCCCCAGGCGCCCACTCCCGTCGCCGTAACCGAACCGGCGCCCGCACCGATGATCGGCGATCTTTTGCCCTACCCGCGGCTGAAGATCGCAACTATTGCCGATCTTCAAAAAGGTGTATTCTTTGCTACTTACCCGGATCAGTTTTCGCCGGTTCAGATCCTCAAGCTGGGTGTAAAGACGGTCGGTGGCGTCGGTCCGGATGAGGATATCGTCGCCTACAGCGGGCTGTGCACCCATATGGGCTGCCCGGTCAGTTATGACCCCGCCACCAGGATATTTATGTGTCCCTGCCACTACAGTTACTTCGACGCCGCCGCCGATGCGATGTTGATCAGCGGCCCGGCCACCCAGCACCTCCCCCGGATCGTGCTGGAAGTGGAAGGGCAGGACATTTACGCCATCGGCGTGCAGGGACTGATCTATGGCCGGCCGCATAATCTGAGTCTGACCAAGCCATAG
- a CDS encoding arsenate reductase (azurin) large subunit has translation MPVHRPADRLVLPPPDAEKFQTVCHYCIVGCGYKVYKWPEGQAGGLRPEENALGVDYTKPVAPLSADWIAPAHQTVITERDGRRFHIAVVPDKECVVNKGNHSGRGGTLGASLYRPDGPTSVRLTHPLVYRATDQVVTTWDDAIDLTARVIYGSIQRDGNNSIFMKVFDHGGGGGGFENNWAVGKFFFEAVQTVNCSIHNRPAYNSEVHASRDMGVPELNYAYVDAQLADTIVLWGANSFETQTNFFLVHMVPNLRGVTVKDKEAARPGELVGPGRIIIIDPRRTGTVVVSEQAGGKDRVLHLQLNPGTDIVVANTLARIIYEREWHDKNFLANRVEAETVQPFLDQSLQMAKGLDEVLAEAERITGLSRAQLEQAASWIAETKVDGSRPRTLILYEKGVIWGLKNYQNVGSVVNLALLTGNFGKPGTGCGRLGGHQEGYTRPSYKGPRPAPYIDDLLSQGQGSVFYVAGCNPAVTTLNAQRMRETLQTRGKLVRDALDANFAADNAARAQAVLDAISRGGLFIIVQDIYPIATARFAHVVFPAAAWGESPLTSINGERRLRLFEQFMDPPGVAEPDWKIFAMLAQRIKALAEADGNADLARRFSGFEWKTAEEVFLEGGEAFADGVKASPERYKGVDYAFLRAAGNNGIQTPVTIVNGKPVGRVRYFENGEPFHTESGKAKLLPTPWPGFPAIVQAQIDKYPYFLIDGRNNNWQTFYNDLHIPFHAERTPMSYIEINPEDAKKEGLAPGDIVRLYNDYGEATAYTIVSTSVKPGMLFKLFAHPRSTANSLSTPYVDPETTNPYFKGTAVGLQRLGRLEDLDKRLTYQPTNFEPIV, from the coding sequence ATGCCTGTACATCGTCCGGCGGATCGGCTGGTGCTGCCGCCTCCTGATGCCGAGAAGTTTCAGACCGTGTGCCACTACTGCATTGTCGGCTGCGGTTACAAGGTCTACAAGTGGCCCGAAGGTCAGGCAGGAGGCCTGCGCCCTGAGGAAAACGCATTAGGCGTTGATTATACCAAGCCGGTGGCCCCGCTGAGCGCGGATTGGATCGCCCCGGCCCACCAGACGGTCATCACCGAACGCGATGGGCGGCGCTTCCACATCGCCGTCGTGCCTGATAAGGAGTGTGTGGTTAACAAGGGCAACCATTCGGGGCGCGGCGGCACCCTCGGCGCCAGTCTCTACCGGCCCGACGGGCCAACCAGCGTGCGCCTGACCCATCCGCTGGTCTATCGCGCCACTGATCAGGTGGTGACGACCTGGGATGATGCGATCGATCTGACCGCACGGGTCATCTACGGCAGTATCCAGCGCGATGGCAACAACTCGATCTTTATGAAGGTCTTCGACCACGGCGGCGGCGGCGGCGGATTCGAGAATAACTGGGCGGTTGGCAAATTCTTCTTTGAGGCGGTACAGACGGTCAATTGCTCGATCCACAACCGGCCCGCCTACAACTCGGAAGTGCATGCCTCGCGCGACATGGGCGTGCCAGAATTGAATTACGCCTACGTGGACGCCCAGTTGGCCGATACCATCGTGCTCTGGGGAGCCAACTCCTTCGAGACCCAGACCAATTTCTTCCTGGTCCACATGGTGCCTAACCTGCGAGGGGTGACTGTGAAGGATAAGGAGGCCGCCCGCCCCGGTGAACTGGTCGGACCGGGCCGCATCATTATCATTGATCCGCGCCGCACCGGGACAGTGGTAGTGAGTGAGCAGGCCGGCGGTAAGGATCGCGTGCTGCATCTCCAACTCAATCCCGGCACCGACATTGTCGTGGCCAATACGCTGGCGCGGATCATCTACGAGCGCGAGTGGCACGATAAAAACTTCCTGGCCAACCGCGTCGAAGCCGAGACCGTGCAGCCGTTCCTCGACCAGAGCCTGCAGATGGCGAAGGGTCTGGATGAAGTGCTCGCCGAGGCGGAACGCATCACCGGCCTCTCGCGGGCTCAGCTCGAGCAGGCGGCAAGCTGGATCGCCGAGACCAAGGTTGATGGCAGTCGCCCGCGCACCCTGATCCTCTACGAGAAGGGGGTTATCTGGGGGTTGAAAAACTACCAGAATGTCGGCAGTGTCGTCAACCTGGCCCTGCTGACCGGGAACTTCGGCAAGCCCGGCACGGGTTGCGGGCGTCTGGGCGGCCACCAGGAAGGCTACACCCGCCCGAGCTATAAGGGGCCGCGCCCTGCGCCATATATAGACGATCTCTTGAGCCAGGGTCAGGGAAGTGTGTTTTATGTGGCAGGGTGCAATCCGGCGGTGACCACGCTCAACGCTCAGCGTATGCGCGAGACCCTGCAGACCCGTGGTAAACTGGTGCGCGATGCCCTGGACGCCAATTTCGCCGCTGACAATGCCGCCAGAGCGCAGGCTGTGCTCGACGCGATCAGCCGGGGGGGGCTATTCATCATCGTTCAGGATATCTACCCGATCGCGACAGCGCGCTTCGCGCACGTGGTCTTTCCGGCAGCGGCCTGGGGTGAAAGCCCGCTCACCTCGATCAATGGCGAGCGGCGCCTGCGGCTCTTCGAGCAGTTTATGGACCCGCCCGGGGTGGCCGAGCCAGATTGGAAGATCTTCGCGATGCTGGCACAGCGGATCAAGGCCCTGGCCGAAGCCGATGGCAATGCCGATCTGGCCCGGCGCTTCAGCGGCTTCGAGTGGAAAACCGCTGAAGAGGTGTTCCTGGAGGGTGGCGAGGCCTTTGCCGATGGCGTGAAGGCCAGCCCCGAGCGCTACAAAGGGGTGGACTACGCCTTTCTGAGGGCGGCGGGCAACAACGGCATCCAGACCCCGGTCACGATCGTGAATGGAAAACCGGTAGGCCGGGTGCGCTACTTCGAGAATGGCGAACCCTTTCATACCGAGAGCGGCAAGGCGAAGCTCCTGCCCACCCCCTGGCCCGGTTTTCCGGCGATAGTTCAGGCGCAGATCGATAAGTATCCATACTTTCTTATCGATGGGAGGAACAATAACTGGCAAACCTTTTATAATGACCTCCACATTCCATTTCATGCGGAAAGAACGCCCATGTCCTACATCGAGATCAATCCTGAAGATGCGAAAAAAGAGGGGCTTGCACCGGGCGATATCGTGCGACTCTACAACGACTACGGCGAAGCCACGGCTTACACTATAGTGAGCACGAGTGTCAAACCCGGCATGCTCTTCAAGCTCTTCGCCCACCCTCGTTCCACGGCCAACAGCCTGAGTACGCCCTACGTCGATCCGGAGACGACCAATCCGTATTTCAAGGGGACGGCGGTCGGGTTGCAGCGGCTTGGTCGGCTTGAGGATCTCGACAAACGGCTGACGTATCAACCGACGAATTTCGAGCCGATTGTCTGA
- a CDS encoding FmdE family protein, whose product MTLLITSTPLRAVLEQSAAMHRHLCPRQVLGARMGMYASELLGLELPRSDKRLFTFVETDGCFADGVSAATGCWLGRRTLRLIDLGKVAATFVDTRSGQAIRIHPHPEARALARSYAPDARSRWHAYLEAYQIMPVAELLVARPVSLNLDLAALIGRNGLRTQCQQCGEEIINQREVLREGRTLCPGCAGTGVYWSELQAPEVLELPYNKKEKRYEFVPAVPLARRNG is encoded by the coding sequence ATGACCCTGTTGATCACTTCAACACCGCTGCGCGCAGTCCTGGAACAATCGGCGGCCATGCACCGCCATCTTTGCCCCCGGCAGGTGCTCGGCGCGCGCATGGGGATGTATGCCAGCGAGCTGCTGGGTCTGGAGTTGCCCCGCTCCGATAAGCGTCTGTTTACCTTCGTGGAAACCGATGGCTGTTTTGCCGACGGGGTGAGCGCGGCGACGGGATGCTGGCTGGGTCGCCGCACGCTGCGCCTGATCGATCTGGGCAAGGTCGCGGCAACGTTTGTGGATACGCGCAGCGGGCAGGCCATCCGCATCCATCCCCACCCGGAGGCCCGCGCGCTGGCTCGCTCCTACGCTCCAGATGCCCGGAGCCGCTGGCATGCCTATCTCGAAGCCTACCAGATTATGCCGGTCGCCGAATTGCTGGTGGCGCGTCCGGTCAGCTTGAATCTGGATCTGGCGGCGCTGATCGGTCGGAACGGCCTGCGCACGCAGTGCCAGCAGTGCGGCGAGGAGATTATCAACCAGCGCGAGGTGCTGCGCGAGGGGCGCACGCTCTGCCCCGGCTGCGCTGGCACGGGCGTCTACTGGTCGGAACTCCAGGCTCCAGAGGTGCTCGAACTGCCTTATAATAAGAAGGAGAAACGTTACGAATTCGTGCCGGCCGTCCCGCTGGCGCGGCGCAATGGGTAG
- the murA gene encoding UDP-N-acetylglucosamine 1-carboxyvinyltransferase translates to MVQEELAYRIHGGAPVVGQITCLGAKNFATKAMVAALLADSPSELFNCPPIGDVAITHAMIEAIGATVQAMEGWLRIDPRGIHTSRVPIPDSGSNRIPILLLGALLHRFEEAAVPVVGGCRIGERPVDFHLMAIERFGGEVSTTAEGYVARRRRRLKGAVVELPYPSVGATETCLFLSVLAQGRSVIVNAAIEPEIIELITMLRAMGAIIFTSAGREIRVEGVERLSGTRMPILGDRIEAASWACLAGASDGDITVRGINPNILGNFLAHFQQVGGGFELLDAETVRFFRRARLSPTIVETDVYPGFSTDWQQPFAVMLTQAHGISIIHETVYENRFGYLKALNQLGANTQLTTSCLGGLPCRYRDRNHEHSAIIVGPTPLRSDGNIITIPDLRAGLAYIIAAAIARGVSIIRGIHLLERGYGDVVPRLSQMNLRIERVPVAALL, encoded by the coding sequence ATGGTGCAAGAGGAACTGGCCTATCGCATCCACGGCGGCGCGCCCGTGGTGGGGCAAATCACCTGTCTTGGCGCCAAAAACTTCGCTACCAAGGCCATGGTGGCTGCGCTGCTCGCCGATTCGCCGTCTGAACTGTTCAATTGCCCGCCGATTGGCGACGTGGCGATTACCCATGCCATGATCGAGGCTATCGGCGCCACAGTGCAGGCTATGGAGGGGTGGCTACGAATTGACCCCCGCGGCATCCACACGTCGCGCGTTCCCATTCCAGACTCGGGCAGCAACCGGATACCGATCCTGCTGCTGGGCGCGCTGCTCCACCGTTTCGAGGAGGCGGCCGTGCCCGTCGTCGGCGGCTGCCGCATCGGCGAGCGTCCGGTGGATTTTCACCTGATGGCCATCGAGCGCTTCGGGGGCGAGGTGAGCACGACTGCGGAGGGCTACGTGGCCCGCCGTCGCAGGCGTCTGAAAGGGGCGGTGGTGGAGTTGCCCTATCCCAGCGTCGGCGCCACCGAAACGTGCCTGTTTCTCAGCGTCCTGGCGCAGGGGCGTTCGGTGATCGTCAACGCAGCCATCGAGCCGGAAATCATCGAACTGATTACCATGCTGCGGGCCATGGGCGCGATCATCTTCACCTCGGCCGGCCGCGAGATCCGCGTCGAGGGTGTTGAGCGCCTGAGCGGCACGCGCATGCCCATCCTGGGCGACCGGATTGAGGCCGCCTCGTGGGCCTGCCTGGCGGGGGCCTCCGATGGCGATATCACCGTGCGGGGCATCAATCCAAATATTCTCGGCAACTTTCTGGCCCACTTCCAGCAAGTGGGGGGCGGGTTCGAGCTGCTCGACGCCGAGACGGTGCGGTTCTTTCGCCGCGCGCGCCTCTCGCCCACCATAGTGGAGACCGATGTCTACCCGGGCTTTTCGACCGACTGGCAGCAGCCCTTTGCGGTGATGCTCACCCAGGCCCACGGGATCTCGATCATCCACGAGACTGTCTACGAGAACCGCTTTGGCTACCTGAAGGCCCTCAACCAGCTCGGCGCCAACACCCAGTTAACCACCAGTTGCCTCGGCGGCCTGCCCTGTCGCTACCGCGATCGCAACCACGAGCATAGCGCCATCATCGTCGGGCCGACCCCGCTGCGGTCCGACGGCAACATCATTACCATTCCCGATCTGCGGGCCGGTCTGGCCTACATTATCGCCGCCGCCATCGCCCGCGGCGTCTCGATCATCCGCGGCATTCATCTGCTGGAGCGCGGCTACGGCGACGTGGTTCCCCGGCTGTCGCAGATGAACCTGCGCATCGAACGCGTGCCCGTCGCGGCGCTCTTGTAG
- a CDS encoding TIGR02206 family membrane protein, translating to MRSDFFGLAYEGPPFTLFSLAHLLPLAAIVLICVLLGLLTPRLGATGRDGLRWGLALFACANWIGWDLWQLANGIWSVTYSLPLHLCTFSVPLSALMLATRNYRLYEVLYFWGFAGGTQALITPDLTASGFNFPHFVYWIFWTSHGVVLWAVVFAAAAWGYRPTWSSIGRVMIFTGCFALAVGVVNWLTGGNYLFIARTPEFPSLIDYLGPWPWYIAPLVMLAVLAFLLVYLPYALSDWLRARKLPSASGRLGRE from the coding sequence ATGCGCTCCGATTTCTTTGGTCTTGCCTATGAAGGCCCGCCCTTCACCCTGTTCTCCCTGGCGCATCTGCTCCCCCTGGCTGCGATTGTCCTGATCTGTGTGCTGCTTGGCCTGCTTACGCCCCGCCTCGGCGCGACGGGGCGCGACGGCCTGCGCTGGGGACTGGCGCTCTTCGCCTGCGCTAACTGGATTGGCTGGGATCTCTGGCAACTGGCCAATGGGATCTGGAGCGTGACATACTCCCTTCCTTTGCACCTCTGCACCTTCTCGGTGCCGCTGTCTGCGCTGATGCTTGCCACCCGCAACTACCGTCTCTACGAGGTGCTCTACTTCTGGGGCTTCGCCGGGGGCACGCAGGCGCTCATCACTCCGGATCTCACCGCCAGCGGCTTCAATTTTCCGCACTTCGTCTACTGGATCTTCTGGACCTCTCACGGAGTCGTTCTGTGGGCGGTGGTGTTCGCTGCCGCCGCCTGGGGCTACCGTCCCACCTGGAGCTCAATCGGCCGGGTGATGATCTTTACCGGATGCTTCGCGCTGGCGGTGGGCGTGGTGAACTGGCTTACCGGAGGAAACTACCTCTTCATCGCCCGCACGCCGGAGTTTCCATCGTTAATCGACTACCTCGGCCCCTGGCCCTGGTACATCGCGCCCCTGGTCATGCTCGCTGTGCTGGCCTTCCTGCTCGTATACCTGCCCTATGCCCTGAGCGACTGGCTGCGGGCGCGCAAGCTCCCGAGCGCGTCAGGTCGCCTGGGGCGGGAGTAG
- a CDS encoding HD-GYP domain-containing protein, which translates to MVNRVNERTEDVCCEPLLEERRRRGARPRHLAGLLVSGYATLALLWLLLSFPHLHPSAVPTHMLHDLAFVGVTGVMLFIAATKIIALVVERERRAAAHLEAQRQALERANRALRAFSEATLRGWSRVLDLRDHETEEHSARVTALTVRLARAMGITGEELEYIRQGAMLHDIGKIGVPDAILRKAGALAEEEWAVMRRHPELAYDLLAPIGFSRPVLDIAYYHHERWNGSGYPLGLMGEQIPLAARIFAVVDVWDALRSDRPYRRAWSQERALHYLKAHAGTLFDPGVVRAFCALIEAERQEGGAFHRRVA; encoded by the coding sequence ATGGTGAACCGTGTGAACGAGCGCACCGAGGACGTGTGCTGTGAACCGCTCCTGGAAGAGCGGCGCCGCCGAGGGGCGCGCCCGCGCCATCTGGCCGGGCTGCTTGTGTCTGGCTATGCTACTCTCGCGCTGCTCTGGTTGCTGTTGAGTTTCCCGCACCTGCACCCCTCCGCTGTTCCAACCCACATGCTCCACGATCTGGCCTTTGTCGGCGTCACCGGCGTCATGTTATTCATTGCCGCCACGAAGATCATCGCCCTTGTCGTCGAGCGTGAACGGCGCGCCGCTGCGCATCTCGAGGCTCAACGGCAGGCGCTCGAACGGGCCAACCGCGCCCTGCGGGCCTTCTCCGAGGCCACTCTGAGGGGCTGGTCGCGGGTGCTCGATCTCCGCGATCATGAGACGGAAGAACATAGCGCCCGCGTCACCGCGCTTACGGTACGTCTGGCCCGGGCGATGGGCATTACTGGCGAGGAGCTGGAGTATATCCGCCAGGGAGCGATGTTGCACGATATCGGCAAGATCGGGGTGCCCGACGCTATTCTGCGCAAGGCGGGCGCCCTTGCCGAAGAGGAGTGGGCGGTGATGCGCCGGCATCCCGAGCTGGCCTACGATCTCCTGGCCCCTATCGGCTTTTCGCGTCCCGTGCTGGACATTGCCTATTACCACCACGAACGCTGGAATGGCAGCGGGTATCCCCTGGGTCTGATGGGGGAGCAGATCCCGCTGGCGGCGCGCATCTTTGCGGTCGTAGATGTGTGGGACGCTCTCCGCTCCGACCGGCCCTACCGCCGTGCCTGGTCGCAAGAGCGGGCCTTGCACTACCTCAAGGCTCACGCCGGTACGCTCTTCGACCCCGGCGTGGTGCGGGCCTTCTGTGCGCTGATCGAGGCTGAGCGCCAGGAAGGGGGCGCTTTCCACCGTCGGGTGGCATAA
- a CDS encoding NAD-binding protein, with protein sequence MQNREYDPIGSSEARLQRLLHRREPLWRLIAASIYDVYVLAREARVTLIGFIILTFVNVIYLLFFYDHAAAGIRQFTVLSALYETLRMMALETDLPIPDGDVLGGLLFFITPLLGLALLFQGILNFGRFVLDKGSRREGWQVSLARTYRNHVVVCGLGSVTYRVIRELLEAGYDVVAIERDWNSEFLEATLALSVPVIHGDARSRETLRNAGITRARSVIAGLNDDLANVEIGLAARRLHPGITVILRIFNDELDLNLEQTFGHNSVFSASALAAPTLAAAALGRSIAHVLPLPPQFNHADGAPRLLGVLQQRIPPGSDFVGPLEELEERFEVRVLHHVRGGPSRWNSGKNHRPSERIEPGDEVALLGPLDQLERVHLVDQSVFNGQQPIIGLRSFSLVPLPDTDRAFDTVIVCGLGRIGFRVVRALSLMRPRPRVVLIYQHPDTDRELLEEVRRLVADLYQGDARLETVLRHAGIERACAVIAATGDDLTNMQIGLAARRLAPDIDLVLRVYNEDLAERLETLFGPHTTFSVPALAAPTLSAAAVVRGIDYAIEVAEQIYTTTILRVTPGDHLEGHTAEELRQKQRVLVLALRRAEETIKVTLNTRLQAGDEVAVLIDLRRLEQLHSRQAIRPMGRFRPVAPVKAQARR encoded by the coding sequence ATGCAGAACCGCGAGTACGACCCCATCGGCAGCAGCGAGGCCCGTTTGCAACGTCTGCTGCACCGACGCGAGCCATTGTGGCGCCTGATTGCCGCAAGCATCTACGACGTGTACGTGCTGGCCCGTGAGGCGCGCGTCACGCTCATCGGCTTCATCATTTTAACATTCGTCAACGTTATCTATCTCCTCTTTTTCTACGATCACGCCGCCGCCGGGATACGGCAGTTCACGGTGCTCTCCGCGCTCTACGAAACTCTGCGCATGATGGCGCTGGAGACCGACCTCCCCATCCCTGACGGCGATGTGCTTGGCGGCTTGCTGTTTTTTATCACCCCGCTGCTCGGCCTAGCGTTGCTGTTTCAAGGTATTCTCAACTTTGGACGCTTCGTGCTCGACAAGGGCAGTCGCCGCGAGGGCTGGCAGGTATCCCTGGCGCGCACGTACCGCAACCACGTGGTGGTATGCGGGCTTGGCAGCGTCACCTATCGCGTCATCCGCGAGTTGCTCGAAGCCGGCTACGACGTGGTGGCCATTGAGCGCGACTGGAACAGCGAATTCCTGGAGGCCACCCTGGCGCTCAGCGTGCCGGTCATCCACGGCGACGCCCGTAGCCGCGAGACGCTGCGTAACGCCGGGATTACCCGCGCTCGCAGCGTCATCGCCGGACTCAACGACGACCTCGCCAACGTCGAGATCGGTCTCGCGGCTCGTCGTCTGCATCCGGGCATCACGGTCATCCTGCGGATTTTCAACGACGAACTTGACCTGAACCTGGAACAAACCTTTGGGCACAACAGTGTATTCAGCGCCTCGGCGCTGGCCGCTCCCACCCTGGCCGCGGCGGCCCTGGGGCGCTCGATTGCCCACGTGCTTCCGTTGCCGCCGCAGTTTAACCACGCCGACGGCGCGCCACGCCTCCTGGGAGTGTTGCAGCAACGAATTCCGCCTGGCAGCGACTTCGTCGGCCCGCTGGAGGAGCTTGAGGAACGCTTCGAGGTGCGCGTGTTGCACCATGTCAGGGGCGGGCCGTCGCGTTGGAATAGCGGCAAGAACCACCGCCCCTCCGAGCGCATCGAGCCTGGTGACGAGGTTGCCCTCCTTGGCCCCCTTGACCAGCTCGAGCGGGTGCACCTGGTTGACCAGAGCGTTTTCAACGGCCAGCAACCTATTATAGGGCTACGTAGCTTCAGCCTCGTCCCGCTTCCCGATACCGACCGGGCCTTCGACACGGTGATCGTCTGCGGGCTGGGGCGTATCGGCTTCCGCGTCGTGCGGGCGCTGTCGCTTATGCGCCCGCGCCCGCGCGTCGTGCTCATTTACCAGCACCCGGATACGGATCGCGAACTGCTCGAGGAGGTGCGCAGACTGGTCGCCGACCTCTACCAGGGTGACGCCCGCCTGGAAACGGTGCTGCGACATGCGGGGATCGAACGCGCCTGCGCGGTGATCGCCGCCACCGGCGACGACCTGACCAACATGCAGATCGGCCTGGCGGCGCGACGCCTGGCGCCCGACATTGACCTGGTGTTGCGCGTCTACAACGAGGATCTGGCGGAACGCCTGGAAACCCTCTTCGGCCCCCATACCACCTTCAGCGTGCCGGCCCTGGCCGCGCCCACCCTGAGCGCCGCCGCGGTGGTGCGCGGCATTGACTATGCCATCGAAGTCGCAGAGCAGATCTACACCACCACCATCCTGCGCGTGACGCCAGGCGACCATCTGGAAGGACACACGGCGGAAGAACTCCGCCAGAAGCAACGGGTGCTGGTGCTGGCGCTGCGGCGCGCAGAGGAGACCATCAAGGTCACCCTGAACACACGGCTTCAGGCCGGCGACGAAGTGGCCGTCTTGATCGACCTGCGCCGGCTCGAACAACTGCACAGCCGGCAGGCAATCCGGCCAATGGGGCGCTTCCGACCGGTCGCGCCCGTCAAGGCCCAGGCGCGCCGCTAA
- a CDS encoding molybdenum cofactor guanylyltransferase, producing MAYKPISAIILAGGASRRLGIDKRRLRLWGEHGPTLLERTLATANELCDEALVVLNDPELWPPLPARLVRDAYPGAGPLGGVYTGLEACTRPFALVLACDMPFLRRELLAAMLAVPRDYDLLAPRARAPRSTRNDLGLEPLHAVYSRACLPAIRHALEAGERHMTAFFPHVRVRVLEREEYAAYDPDGLALFSLNTPEQLDQARQRIAAISAH from the coding sequence ATGGCCTACAAACCGATCAGCGCGATTATTCTGGCAGGAGGCGCCAGCCGGCGGCTGGGGATTGACAAGCGCCGCCTGCGACTCTGGGGTGAGCATGGCCCAACCCTGCTGGAGCGCACCCTGGCGACGGCTAACGAGCTGTGCGATGAGGCGCTGGTGGTGTTGAACGATCCTGAACTGTGGCCCCCATTGCCGGCGCGGCTGGTGCGTGACGCCTATCCCGGCGCCGGTCCCCTCGGCGGCGTCTACACCGGCCTGGAGGCCTGCACACGCCCGTTCGCGCTGGTGCTGGCCTGTGATATGCCGTTCCTCAGGCGCGAATTGCTGGCGGCTATGCTCGCCGTCCCGCGCGACTATGACCTGCTGGCGCCGCGCGCTCGCGCTCCCCGGTCCACGCGGAACGATCTGGGCCTTGAGCCGTTGCATGCCGTCTACAGTCGCGCCTGCCTGCCCGCGATCCGCCATGCCCTGGAAGCGGGCGAGCGGCACATGACAGCGTTCTTTCCTCACGTGCGCGTTCGCGTGCTGGAACGGGAGGAATACGCCGCCTATGATCCCGATGGTCTGGCCCTGTTCAGCCTGAACACCCCTGAGCAGCTCGACCAGGCGCGGCAGAGGATCGCGGCGATCTCAGCGCACTGA